One genomic window of Notamacropus eugenii isolate mMacEug1 chromosome 6, mMacEug1.pri_v2, whole genome shotgun sequence includes the following:
- the GRPEL1 gene encoding grpE protein homolog 1, mitochondrial isoform X2, giving the protein MAAQCSGLVRRSFPAIALSLRTSSRLLCTATKQKNNGQNLEDDSSQNEQKTDSTSTEKTLTEEKVKLEEQLKETLEKYKRALADTENLRRRSQKLVEEAKLYGIQGFCKDLLEVADILEKATASVPKEEIKEENPHLKNLYEGLVMTEVQIQKVFKKHGLLKLDPVGTKFDPYEHEALFHTPVEGKEPGTIALVTKVGYKLHGRTLRPALVGVVKEP; this is encoded by the exons ATGGCGGCGCAGTGCTCGGGTTTGGTGCGTCGGAGTTTCCCGGCGATCGCCCTCTCGCTCCG GACCTCTTCTAGGCTGCTCTGTACagcaacaaaacagaaaaataatggcCAGAACTTAGAAGATGACTCAAGTCAAAATGAACAGAAGACAGATAGCACGTCCACAGAGAAGACACTAACTGAAGAGAAGGTCAAATTAGAAGAACAGCTGAAAGAAACTCTG gAGAAATATAAGCGAGCCTTAGCAGATACAGAGAACTTGCGACGGCGGAGCCAGAAACTGGTAGAAGAGGCAAAATTATATG gtatTCAAGGTTTCTGTAAAGATTTATTAGAAGTTGCTGACATTTTGGAAAAGGCAACAGCAAGTGTcccaaaagaggaaataaaggaagaaaacccTCATTTGAAGAACCTGTATGAGGGTCTTGTCATGACTGAAGTCCAGATTCAAAAAGTGTTCAAAAAGCATGGTTTGCTCAAACTAGATCCTGTTGGTACCAAATTTGATCCCTATGAACATGAAGCCTTGTTCCATACGCCAGTAGAGGGGAAGGAGCCTGGCACCATTGCACTAGTAACCAAAGTTGGGTATAAGCTACATGGGCGAACCTTGAGACCTGCTTTGGTGGGTGTTGTAAAAGAACCATAG
- the GRPEL1 gene encoding grpE protein homolog 1, mitochondrial isoform X1 — protein sequence MAAQCSGLVRRSFPAIALSLRVLQANSLFRPGRADSNQHCNTFYSAELVSWTSSRLLCTATKQKNNGQNLEDDSSQNEQKTDSTSTEKTLTEEKVKLEEQLKETLEKYKRALADTENLRRRSQKLVEEAKLYGIQGFCKDLLEVADILEKATASVPKEEIKEENPHLKNLYEGLVMTEVQIQKVFKKHGLLKLDPVGTKFDPYEHEALFHTPVEGKEPGTIALVTKVGYKLHGRTLRPALVGVVKEP from the exons ATGGCGGCGCAGTGCTCGGGTTTGGTGCGTCGGAGTTTCCCGGCGATCGCCCTCTCGCTCCG AGTACTTCAAGCAAACTCTTTATTCAGACCTGGAAGGGCTGATTCAAATCAACATTGTAACACCTTTTACTCTGCAGAGCTAGTTTCTTG GACCTCTTCTAGGCTGCTCTGTACagcaacaaaacagaaaaataatggcCAGAACTTAGAAGATGACTCAAGTCAAAATGAACAGAAGACAGATAGCACGTCCACAGAGAAGACACTAACTGAAGAGAAGGTCAAATTAGAAGAACAGCTGAAAGAAACTCTG gAGAAATATAAGCGAGCCTTAGCAGATACAGAGAACTTGCGACGGCGGAGCCAGAAACTGGTAGAAGAGGCAAAATTATATG gtatTCAAGGTTTCTGTAAAGATTTATTAGAAGTTGCTGACATTTTGGAAAAGGCAACAGCAAGTGTcccaaaagaggaaataaaggaagaaaacccTCATTTGAAGAACCTGTATGAGGGTCTTGTCATGACTGAAGTCCAGATTCAAAAAGTGTTCAAAAAGCATGGTTTGCTCAAACTAGATCCTGTTGGTACCAAATTTGATCCCTATGAACATGAAGCCTTGTTCCATACGCCAGTAGAGGGGAAGGAGCCTGGCACCATTGCACTAGTAACCAAAGTTGGGTATAAGCTACATGGGCGAACCTTGAGACCTGCTTTGGTGGGTGTTGTAAAAGAACCATAG